One window of Novosphingobium sp. 9U genomic DNA carries:
- a CDS encoding DUF1761 domain-containing protein — protein sequence MGPVNWLAVLLAAALALAVGIVWNGPLFRTGRPLLGGRAQSGGRFWLVGAIFLLAAIMLGHNFARIGAAVLDAKPWLYFMQTGGVALFFVIPAVWLTHARSGTEPMRRVLDCGFWLVAYLAMGVVFWALG from the coding sequence ATGGGTCCGGTAAACTGGTTGGCGGTGCTGCTGGCGGCAGCTTTGGCGCTGGCCGTGGGGATCGTCTGGAACGGTCCGCTCTTCCGGACGGGCCGGCCGCTGCTCGGCGGGCGGGCGCAATCCGGGGGGCGGTTCTGGCTGGTCGGTGCGATCTTCCTGCTGGCCGCGATCATGCTGGGGCACAACTTCGCACGGATCGGCGCAGCGGTGCTGGATGCCAAGCCGTGGCTGTATTTCATGCAGACCGGCGGTGTGGCGCTGTTCTTCGTCATCCCGGCGGTGTGGCTGACCCATGCGCGCAGCGGGACCGAGCCGATGCGGCGGGTGCTCGACTGCGGCTTCTGGCTGGTCGCCTACCTGGCGATGGGCGTGGTGTTCTGGGCGTTGGGGTGA
- the der gene encoding ribosome biogenesis GTPase Der: protein MPAPQVIIIGRPNVGKSTLFNRLVGKKLALVDDQPGVTRDRRFGDAELLGLKFQIVDTAGWEDEDAESLPGRMRQQTEAALESAELALFVMDARAGLTPLDEEIARWLRGARVPVILVANKAEGRAGESGLLESYSLGLGDPVAISAEHGEGMGDLFEALLPHLEPLQVEEEDEEFDEEALLRGPLKLAIVGRPNAGKSTLINKLLGQDRLLTGPEAGITRDSIAIDWEWTQQNGEVRPVRLIDTAGMRKKSNVVEKLEKLSVADARHAVDFAEVVVLLLDATRGLEHQDLKIASMVLEEGRALMIAINKWDVAEGASSLFQGIRGALDEGLAQVRGVPLLAVSARTGKGLDDMIKAAFDIREAWSRRVPTAALNRWFDDALNANPPPAPGGKRIKLRYITQAKTRPPGFVLFGTRLDSLPESYKRYLINGIRRELGFDAVPIRLTLRSPKNPFKKD from the coding sequence ATGCCCGCACCCCAGGTGATCATCATCGGCCGGCCCAACGTCGGCAAATCCACGCTGTTCAACCGTCTGGTGGGCAAGAAGCTGGCACTCGTCGACGACCAGCCCGGCGTCACGCGCGACCGTCGCTTCGGCGATGCCGAATTGCTCGGCCTGAAGTTCCAGATCGTCGACACCGCAGGGTGGGAGGACGAAGACGCCGAAAGCCTGCCCGGCCGCATGCGCCAGCAGACCGAGGCCGCGCTGGAAAGCGCCGAATTGGCGCTGTTTGTCATGGATGCGCGCGCGGGGCTGACGCCGCTCGACGAAGAAATCGCCCGTTGGCTGCGCGGCGCCAGGGTGCCCGTGATCCTCGTCGCCAACAAGGCGGAAGGTCGCGCGGGCGAGAGCGGGCTGCTGGAGTCCTACTCGCTCGGTCTGGGCGACCCCGTCGCGATCTCCGCTGAACACGGCGAGGGCATGGGCGACTTGTTCGAGGCGCTGCTGCCGCACCTCGAGCCGCTGCAGGTCGAGGAAGAAGACGAGGAGTTCGACGAGGAGGCGCTGTTGCGTGGTCCTCTCAAGCTGGCCATCGTCGGTCGTCCGAATGCGGGCAAATCGACGCTGATCAACAAGCTGCTCGGCCAAGATCGCCTGCTGACGGGTCCCGAGGCGGGCATCACCCGCGATTCGATCGCGATCGATTGGGAATGGACGCAGCAGAACGGCGAGGTCCGCCCGGTTCGCCTGATCGACACGGCGGGCATGCGCAAGAAGTCGAATGTGGTCGAGAAGCTGGAGAAGCTTTCGGTCGCCGATGCTCGCCACGCTGTCGATTTCGCCGAGGTCGTCGTGCTGCTGCTCGATGCCACACGCGGGCTGGAGCACCAGGACCTGAAGATCGCCTCCATGGTACTGGAGGAAGGTCGCGCGCTGATGATTGCGATCAACAAGTGGGACGTGGCCGAGGGCGCGAGCAGCTTGTTCCAGGGCATTCGCGGCGCCCTGGACGAAGGTCTGGCACAAGTGCGCGGCGTGCCGCTGCTGGCGGTTTCGGCGCGCACCGGCAAGGGCCTGGACGACATGATTAAGGCCGCCTTCGACATCCGTGAGGCCTGGAGCCGCCGCGTGCCGACGGCCGCGCTCAACCGCTGGTTCGACGATGCGCTTAACGCCAATCCCCCGCCGGCACCCGGCGGCAAGCGGATCAAGCTGCGCTACATCACGCAGGCGAAGACGCGGCCCCCCGGCTTCGTGCTGTTCGGCACCCGGCTCGATTCGCTGCCCGAAAGCTACAAGCGCTACCTGATCAACGGCATTCGCCGTGAGCTCGGCTTCGACGCCGTGCCGATCCGCCTGACGCTGCGAAGTCCGAAGAACCCCTTCAAGAAGGACTGA
- the serS gene encoding serine--tRNA ligase, with translation MHDIRLIRDDPAAFDDALARRGVEAVSARILALDEHRRGVATRLQEAQNRRNEASKAIGAAMGKGDKDTAEALKAEVAQIKDLLPALEADERQHDEAIRDELARLPNLPAADVPEGADEAENVEVARWGTPREFAFTPKEHADIGPALGLDFETGAAIAGARFTFLRGQIARLHRALAQFMLDTQVDTHGYTECAPPLLVKDEAAFGTGQLPKFAEDLFRTTDGRWLIPTSEVSLTNSVREQILAPDTLPLRMTALTPCFRSEAGAAGRDTRGFIRQHQFEKVELVTVCKPEDSAAEHERMVAAAEAILQALELPYRKMLLCTGDMGASARKTFDLEVWLPGQGAYREISSVSNCGDWQARRMNTRFKPEGSKKTEFVHTLNGSGLAVGRTLVAVLENYQDEDGSVRVPDVLKARMGGLERLVPAG, from the coding sequence ATGCACGACATCCGCCTGATCCGCGACGATCCCGCCGCCTTCGACGACGCCCTCGCCCGCCGCGGGGTCGAAGCCGTGTCGGCGCGCATCCTGGCACTCGACGAGCACCGCCGCGGTGTAGCCACGCGCCTCCAGGAAGCGCAGAACCGCCGTAACGAGGCATCGAAGGCGATCGGTGCGGCGATGGGCAAGGGCGACAAGGACACCGCCGAAGCGCTCAAGGCCGAAGTCGCGCAAATCAAGGACCTGCTGCCCGCACTCGAAGCCGACGAGCGCCAGCACGACGAGGCAATTCGCGACGAACTCGCGCGCTTGCCCAACCTGCCCGCCGCCGACGTTCCCGAAGGTGCAGACGAAGCCGAGAACGTCGAAGTCGCTCGCTGGGGCACCCCGCGCGAGTTCGCCTTCACGCCCAAGGAGCACGCCGATATCGGCCCCGCGCTCGGGCTCGATTTTGAGACCGGCGCCGCCATTGCCGGCGCGCGCTTCACCTTTCTACGCGGCCAAATCGCGCGGCTGCACCGCGCATTGGCGCAGTTCATGCTCGACACCCAGGTCGACACGCACGGCTACACCGAATGCGCGCCGCCGCTGCTGGTGAAGGACGAAGCCGCGTTCGGCACTGGCCAGCTGCCTAAGTTCGCAGAGGACCTGTTCCGCACCACCGACGGTCGCTGGCTGATCCCCACATCCGAAGTCTCGCTGACCAACTCGGTGCGCGAGCAGATCCTGGCGCCCGATACGCTGCCGTTGCGCATGACCGCGCTGACCCCTTGCTTCCGCTCGGAGGCAGGTGCCGCCGGCCGCGACACGCGCGGGTTCATTCGCCAGCACCAATTCGAAAAGGTCGAGCTGGTCACCGTCTGCAAGCCCGAGGACAGCGCCGCCGAGCACGAGCGCATGGTCGCCGCCGCCGAAGCCATTCTGCAGGCACTGGAGCTGCCCTATCGCAAGATGCTGCTGTGCACCGGCGACATGGGGGCGAGCGCGCGCAAGACGTTCGACCTGGAAGTCTGGCTTCCCGGCCAGGGCGCCTATCGCGAGATCAGCTCAGTCTCCAACTGCGGCGACTGGCAAGCCCGACGCATGAACACGCGGTTCAAGCCGGAAGGCTCGAAAAAGACCGAGTTCGTGCACACGCTGAACGGCTCCGGACTTGCGGTGGGCCGCACGCTGGTGGCGGTGCTGGAGAACTACCAGGACGAGGATGGCTCGGTGCGCGTACCCGATGTGCTCAAGGCACGGATGGGCGGACTGGAGCGGTTGGTCCCTGCGGGCTGA
- a CDS encoding TrkA family potassium uptake protein yields the protein MKRPTPHRLSKPLRRALAVPVWADLALRLGAALALVFFVVMIHWIDREGLNDTHDGVVSFLDVVYFTMISITTTGFGDIAPVSDKSRLIEAVIVTPIRFAVIFIFVGTAYQFVIRRSWEKWRMRRIQENLAGHIVVLGYGVSGAESVSELIARDTQPSEIVVIDLDGHRLEQAEAVGCNVLEGDATRDETLGAVRIDRARAVLVSAGRDDTSILMILTARHMAPKVPITAVVRNDDNELLARQAGADNVINPVRITGLLLAGSAQGKHVSEYLSDLASVGGRVQLVERPVAADEVGRALDQLTTGRGLRIYRAGKAIGFWEAGAQRLEPGDTVVEIAPTCVEESATAAS from the coding sequence ATGAAACGCCCTACCCCTCACCGCCTCAGCAAGCCGCTGCGCCGGGCGTTGGCAGTTCCGGTCTGGGCCGATCTCGCATTGCGCCTGGGCGCCGCGCTGGCGCTGGTGTTCTTCGTGGTGATGATCCACTGGATCGATCGCGAGGGCTTGAACGACACGCACGATGGCGTGGTCAGCTTCCTCGACGTCGTCTACTTCACCATGATCTCGATCACCACGACCGGGTTCGGCGACATCGCTCCGGTCAGCGACAAGTCACGGCTGATCGAGGCGGTGATCGTCACGCCGATCCGCTTCGCAGTGATCTTCATCTTCGTGGGCACCGCCTATCAGTTCGTGATCAGGCGCAGCTGGGAGAAATGGCGCATGCGCCGCATACAGGAGAACTTGGCCGGGCACATCGTGGTGCTCGGCTACGGCGTCAGCGGCGCAGAGTCCGTGAGCGAGCTGATCGCGCGCGATACGCAGCCCTCCGAGATCGTCGTCATCGATCTGGACGGTCACCGCCTGGAGCAAGCCGAGGCGGTCGGCTGCAATGTCCTGGAAGGCGATGCGACCCGCGACGAGACGCTCGGCGCAGTCCGGATCGACCGCGCGCGCGCCGTGCTGGTCTCGGCCGGGCGTGATGACACCTCGATCCTGATGATCCTGACAGCCCGGCACATGGCGCCCAAGGTCCCGATCACGGCCGTGGTGCGCAACGACGATAACGAACTGCTCGCACGTCAGGCGGGAGCGGACAACGTGATCAACCCGGTGCGCATCACCGGGCTGCTGCTGGCCGGCTCGGCGCAAGGCAAGCACGTGTCCGAATACCTGTCCGATCTCGCCTCGGTCGGCGGGCGCGTGCAGCTGGTCGAGCGGCCGGTGGCGGCGGACGAAGTCGGTCGCGCACTGGACCAGCTCACCACCGGCCGCGGCCTGCGCATCTATCGCGCCGGCAAGGCGATCGGCTTCTGGGAAGCGGGTGCGCAGCGGCTGGAGCCGGGCGACACGGTGGTAGAGATCGCCCCCACTTGCGTGGAAGAAAGCGCGACAGCGGCAAGCTAG
- a CDS encoding DUF4142 domain-containing protein — MFRKAILASALALSIASPSLAQGMLTAADAGVSPITGTSATDYVKLAADSDMYEIQSSKLALTRSKRDDVKSFAREMIADHTQTTKALMAALKNNDRTIARPSMKLSAENAAKIALLKKAPKASFDDLYLQQQAAAHQTAWALHKGYATDGTDVALKQVASTAVPVIERHLTHAKQMVPAGLAQ, encoded by the coding sequence ATGTTTCGCAAAGCTATTCTTGCAAGCGCACTTGCGCTGTCGATTGCCTCGCCCTCGCTCGCCCAGGGTATGTTGACTGCCGCCGATGCCGGGGTCTCGCCGATCACCGGTACATCGGCCACTGACTACGTGAAGCTCGCTGCGGATTCGGACATGTACGAGATCCAGTCCAGCAAGCTCGCGCTCACGCGCAGCAAGCGCGATGACGTGAAGAGCTTCGCGCGCGAGATGATCGCCGATCACACCCAGACCACCAAGGCGCTGATGGCAGCGCTAAAGAACAACGATCGCACGATCGCTCGTCCTTCGATGAAGCTCTCGGCCGAGAATGCGGCGAAGATCGCCCTGTTGAAAAAGGCGCCGAAGGCTAGCTTCGACGATCTCTACCTGCAGCAGCAGGCTGCCGCGCACCAGACCGCATGGGCGCTGCACAAGGGCTATGCCACCGACGGCACCGACGTCGCGCTGAAGCAGGTCGCGTCCACCGCCGTGCCGGTGATCGAGCGCCACCTGACTCATGCCAAGCAGATGGTTCCGGCCGGCCTGGCTCAGTAA
- the surE gene encoding 5'/3'-nucleotidase SurE translates to MRILLTNDDGINAPGLYVLEKIAAQLSDDIWICAPSEEQSGAGHSLTLTRPVRLREHAPKRFSVTGTPTDAVTMGLKKVLPGPPDLILSGVNRGANLGDDVTYSGTVSAALEGALAGIRSIALSQVYTREDIGENVSFAAAKAWGAKVIGPLLNEPFASRTLVNVNFPPVAAADVRGIRVVRQGFHDYARGSLIESVDPRGFPYFWFGLHGIEHTTGHDTDLEAIADRYISVTPLHVDLTHEASLAKLASRYEA, encoded by the coding sequence ATGCGCATCCTGCTGACCAATGACGACGGCATCAACGCCCCCGGCCTCTACGTGCTGGAGAAGATCGCCGCGCAGCTCTCCGACGACATCTGGATCTGCGCCCCGTCCGAGGAGCAGTCCGGCGCCGGCCACTCGCTCACGCTCACCCGGCCCGTCCGCCTGCGCGAGCATGCGCCCAAGCGGTTCTCGGTCACCGGCACCCCGACCGATGCGGTAACCATGGGCCTCAAGAAGGTGCTGCCCGGCCCACCCGATCTGATCCTCTCGGGCGTCAATCGCGGCGCCAATCTCGGGGACGACGTGACCTACTCGGGCACCGTCTCTGCAGCTCTGGAAGGCGCGCTCGCAGGCATCCGCTCGATCGCGCTGAGCCAGGTCTACACGCGCGAGGACATCGGCGAGAACGTGTCGTTCGCCGCCGCCAAAGCTTGGGGGGCGAAAGTAATAGGGCCTTTACTTAACGAGCCATTTGCCAGCAGGACCTTGGTTAATGTAAACTTTCCCCCGGTGGCAGCAGCGGACGTCAGGGGGATACGGGTGGTTCGTCAGGGATTTCACGATTATGCGCGCGGCTCGCTCATCGAGAGCGTCGATCCGCGCGGCTTCCCGTACTTCTGGTTCGGCCTGCACGGCATCGAGCATACGACGGGCCACGACACCGATCTGGAGGCGATCGCAGACCGGTATATCTCCGTGACGCCGCTTCATGTCGACCTGACGCACGAGGCTTCGCTGGCCAAGCTCGCGAGCCGATACGAGGCATGA
- a CDS encoding DUF2490 domain-containing protein, with the protein MPKLTRLALPCIVVATALFASPALAAQDDEQLWLQTNVHVPLDGNTRVTLEQITRFSDRMDGVYTTEFGALIGQRVSKNLEFGFGYRHVGFHNGNRNADEDRFRQQVVGTFGRFSTRLRLDERFHPDGDEIGFRLRPLVRYNQPLDRNGLALFVSHESFVLPNSTKWGQRRGYERMRNMLGLAIPLSTQASADVAYLNQYRLARGGARAQMDHALSMQLTINLGAKRKVVEHHQGD; encoded by the coding sequence GTGCCCAAGCTCACGCGCCTTGCCCTGCCCTGTATTGTCGTCGCGACGGCACTGTTCGCCTCGCCGGCGCTGGCTGCACAGGACGATGAGCAGCTCTGGCTCCAGACCAACGTGCACGTGCCGCTGGACGGCAATACCCGCGTCACGCTGGAGCAGATCACCCGCTTCAGCGATCGCATGGACGGCGTGTACACCACCGAATTCGGCGCGCTGATCGGACAGCGGGTATCGAAGAACCTGGAATTCGGCTTCGGCTATCGCCACGTCGGCTTCCACAACGGCAACCGCAACGCCGACGAGGACCGCTTCCGCCAGCAAGTGGTCGGCACCTTCGGCCGCTTCTCGACTCGCCTGCGCCTGGACGAGCGCTTTCATCCCGATGGCGATGAGATCGGCTTCCGCCTGCGGCCCCTGGTGCGCTACAACCAGCCGCTCGATCGCAACGGGCTTGCCCTGTTCGTCAGCCATGAAAGCTTCGTGCTGCCCAACAGCACCAAGTGGGGCCAGCGCCGCGGCTATGAGCGCATGCGCAACATGCTGGGATTAGCCATCCCGCTCTCCACACAGGCCAGCGCCGACGTGGCTTATCTCAACCAGTACCGCCTCGCCCGTGGCGGTGCACGGGCGCAAATGGATCACGCGCTCAGTATGCAGTTGACGATCAACCTGGGCGCCAAGCGCAAGGTGGTCGAGCACCACCAAGGCGATTGA
- a CDS encoding DUF3297 family protein, with amino-acid sequence MSEDTPDVAPAATSGPDVPPDRLAINPRSPHFDADKLQRGIGIRFKGAVRTNVEEYSISEGWIRVQAGKTKDRHGQPLTLKLSGPVEAWYEDLGEDAPVAKLG; translated from the coding sequence ATGAGCGAAGATACACCCGACGTCGCACCTGCCGCCACCTCCGGTCCGGACGTGCCGCCCGACCGGCTGGCGATCAACCCGCGCAGCCCGCACTTCGATGCCGACAAGCTGCAGCGCGGCATCGGCATCCGCTTCAAGGGCGCGGTGCGCACCAACGTCGAGGAGTACTCGATTTCGGAAGGCTGGATCCGGGTTCAGGCCGGCAAGACCAAGGACCGCCACGGCCAGCCGCTGACGCTGAAGCTCAGCGGGCCGGTGGAAGCATGGTACGAAGACTTGGGCGAGGACGCTCCGGTCGCGAAGCTCGGCTGA
- a CDS encoding AI-2E family transporter: protein MNDGEHRSFRFEDGTFMGVVLVVTLLFAWLISSYFGAILWGLVAAILFEPATQHLAERLNNRKSLAAALVLLLILALIVMPALLLGSSLVQEAATLYERIRSGQLDIPNMLNHLRDALPSTVRRFVDRQGLSDFNSLRRMFGSGIASGLQDIASRALLVGQSALSFLAAMGVMLYLTFFLLRDGRRYGDLIRTALPLRPDTRDRLIDHFVIVVRATMKGTVVVALVQGLLGGLIFWALGIEGALLWGTMMGFLSLLPAVGTGIVWVPVAIYLLVSGAWIKGAIMIFCGVFVIGLVDNLLRPILVGRDTRMPDFVVLIATLSGLELFGLSGFIVGPVIAALFIAVWNMAIEQRAPAMAELASTLPDDEAPLVAPHT from the coding sequence ATGAACGACGGCGAACATCGCAGCTTCCGCTTTGAAGACGGCACCTTCATGGGCGTGGTGCTGGTGGTCACCCTGCTGTTCGCCTGGCTGATCTCGTCCTACTTCGGCGCGATCCTGTGGGGCCTTGTCGCTGCAATCCTGTTCGAGCCGGCGACCCAGCACCTGGCCGAGCGGCTCAACAACCGCAAGAGCCTGGCGGCCGCGCTCGTGCTGCTGCTGATCCTGGCGCTGATCGTCATGCCCGCGCTGCTCCTTGGCTCCAGCCTGGTGCAGGAGGCTGCCACCCTATACGAGCGGATCCGCAGCGGGCAGCTCGACATTCCCAACATGCTCAATCACTTGCGCGATGCGCTGCCCTCCACGGTGCGCCGCTTCGTGGATCGCCAGGGCCTCTCCGACTTCAACTCGCTGCGTCGCATGTTCGGCTCGGGCATCGCGAGCGGGTTGCAGGACATCGCCTCGCGCGCGCTGCTGGTGGGGCAGAGTGCGCTCAGCTTCCTCGCCGCGATGGGCGTGATGCTGTACCTGACGTTCTTCCTGCTGCGCGATGGCCGGCGCTATGGCGACCTCATCCGCACCGCACTGCCGCTGCGGCCCGATACGCGCGACCGGCTGATCGACCATTTCGTCATCGTGGTGCGCGCCACCATGAAGGGCACTGTCGTCGTCGCGCTTGTCCAAGGGCTACTTGGCGGGCTGATCTTCTGGGCGCTCGGCATTGAGGGCGCGCTGCTGTGGGGCACGATGATGGGCTTCCTGTCACTGCTGCCCGCCGTGGGGACCGGCATCGTCTGGGTGCCGGTCGCCATCTACCTCCTCGTCAGCGGAGCATGGATCAAGGGCGCGATCATGATCTTCTGCGGTGTCTTCGTGATCGGTCTGGTCGACAACCTGCTGCGTCCGATCCTGGTCGGCCGCGACACCCGCATGCCCGACTTCGTGGTGCTGATCGCGACCTTGTCTGGTCTCGAACTCTTCGGACTGAGCGGCTTTATCGTCGGCCCGGTCATTGCCGCGCTCTTCATCGCGGTGTGGAACATGGCGATCGAGCAACGCGCACCGGCCATGGCCGAGCTCGCCAGCACTCTCCCCGATGACGAAGCGCCTTTGGTGGCTCCGCACACCTGA
- a CDS encoding LysM peptidoglycan-binding domain-containing M23 family metallopeptidase — translation MKALRFLVAAALLPLPSIAQAAETEHVVGEGETLNGIANRAGVSAKALAEANGLKTPFALRTGQKLKIPAVAAKASVKTAAAAKPTTDGKASTSAPTKASAKTPLASTPDNPALAKENVHVVTQGETLGGIANRAKVPRVLIAEANGLTAPYDVRPGQKLLIPRTRRYVVRPGDTGFEIAYRHAVPWSQIAVANGLDANAAVVPGKELLIPTVLDPQLPSPADKAAVKTAATASAVASAAVAAAKAPAGRGVPRFAWPLEGTVRRSWKPTASADHHDGLDIVAPANSAVRAAAAGTVLFAGAEADQFGNLVVLDHGDGWNTAYGFLSRATVKKGEKVASGERIGVIGNTGKARGTELHFEVRQDGKPVDPEPELPKAP, via the coding sequence ATGAAGGCGCTCAGATTCCTGGTCGCCGCGGCACTGCTGCCGCTGCCCTCTATCGCACAGGCTGCCGAAACCGAGCACGTCGTGGGCGAAGGCGAAACGCTGAACGGCATCGCCAATCGCGCCGGTGTCTCGGCCAAGGCCCTGGCGGAGGCGAATGGCTTGAAGACGCCCTTTGCGCTGCGCACCGGGCAGAAGCTGAAGATCCCGGCGGTTGCGGCCAAGGCTTCGGTCAAGACCGCCGCTGCGGCTAAGCCGACCACCGACGGCAAAGCATCGACGAGCGCGCCGACGAAGGCTTCGGCCAAGACGCCGCTCGCCTCTACCCCCGACAACCCGGCGCTGGCTAAGGAAAACGTCCATGTCGTGACCCAGGGTGAGACCCTGGGAGGCATCGCCAACCGCGCCAAGGTGCCGCGGGTTCTGATCGCCGAGGCGAACGGCCTCACCGCACCCTACGACGTGCGACCTGGCCAGAAGCTGCTGATCCCGCGCACGCGACGCTATGTGGTGCGGCCGGGTGATACCGGCTTCGAGATCGCCTATCGCCATGCCGTGCCGTGGAGCCAGATCGCGGTCGCCAATGGCCTGGACGCCAATGCCGCCGTAGTGCCGGGCAAGGAGCTGTTGATCCCCACGGTGCTCGATCCGCAGCTTCCCTCGCCGGCGGACAAAGCCGCGGTGAAGACTGCGGCGACCGCCAGCGCCGTCGCCAGCGCCGCCGTGGCAGCAGCCAAGGCGCCTGCCGGCCGGGGCGTACCTCGCTTCGCCTGGCCTCTCGAAGGCACCGTACGGCGCAGCTGGAAGCCGACCGCCTCGGCCGATCATCACGACGGGCTGGACATCGTCGCCCCCGCAAACAGCGCCGTGCGCGCTGCGGCGGCTGGAACGGTGCTGTTCGCCGGCGCGGAGGCCGACCAGTTCGGCAACCTCGTCGTCCTCGATCACGGCGATGGCTGGAACACCGCCTACGGGTTCCTCAGCCGCGCCACCGTAAAGAAGGGCGAGAAGGTTGCGTCTGGCGAACGTATCGGCGTGATCGGCAACACCGGCAAGGCGCGCGGCACCGAACTTCACTTCGAAGTGCGTCAGGACGGCAAGCCGGTCGATCCCGAGCCCGAGCTGCCCAAGGCGCCTTGA
- a CDS encoding CHAP domain-containing protein, whose product MGLLVAGASQAEAKPAAALYDPAGGGPLAAVPGVLQCVPFARDTSGIRLYGDAHTWWNQAEGRYARGRAPRPGSVMAIQPHGGSTLGHVATVRRVVDARTILIDHANWSAPGKIERNVTAVDVSPANDWSEVRVWYAPIQSLGGAHWPVSGFIYNSKPRARTAAPEKLAKTSTFSKYVPGKTKVRFGFDPLFVAATSSRGLPAGGKVRSAPVRLAPVRLSSVGPVKFSGRKDPIGAIIASAR is encoded by the coding sequence GTGGGCTTGCTGGTCGCGGGAGCGTCGCAGGCTGAAGCGAAACCTGCAGCAGCGCTGTACGATCCGGCAGGAGGCGGACCGCTCGCTGCGGTACCCGGCGTGCTGCAATGTGTGCCGTTCGCGCGCGACACTTCTGGCATCCGGCTCTATGGCGACGCGCATACCTGGTGGAACCAAGCCGAGGGGCGATATGCCCGCGGCCGCGCGCCCAGGCCCGGTTCGGTCATGGCCATCCAGCCCCACGGCGGCTCGACGCTCGGCCATGTCGCCACGGTGCGACGCGTGGTGGATGCGCGCACGATCCTGATCGATCACGCCAACTGGTCCGCGCCCGGCAAGATCGAGCGCAACGTCACTGCGGTGGACGTCTCTCCCGCCAACGACTGGAGCGAAGTGCGCGTATGGTACGCGCCGATCCAGAGCCTGGGCGGTGCGCACTGGCCGGTGTCCGGCTTCATCTACAACAGCAAGCCGAGAGCCAGGACGGCCGCGCCGGAGAAGCTGGCGAAGACCTCGACGTTCAGCAAGTACGTGCCGGGCAAGACAAAGGTCCGGTTCGGGTTTGACCCGCTGTTCGTTGCGGCAACCTCGTCGCGTGGCTTGCCGGCAGGTGGGAAGGTCCGATCGGCGCCGGTGCGGCTTGCCCCAGTGCGCCTCTCCTCCGTCGGGCCTGTGAAGTTCAGCGGCCGAAAAGACCCAATCGGCGCGATCATCGCCAGCGCGCGTTAG